CACCTCTGGCCCCCATTGCCCCGAGCTTTGCCCCCAAGGCCAAGCGCGTGATCTACATCCACATGATCGGTGCTCCCAGCCAGTACGAGCTCTTCGTGCACAAGCCGGACCTGATCAAGTACAATGGCAAGGACTGCCCGTCCGAGTTCCTGGAAGGCCAGCGCTTCGCCTTCATCAAGGGCGTACCAAAGATTCTTGGACCGGTCTATGATTTCAAGCAACACGGTCAGAGCGGCACCTACATTTCCGACCGCATGCCACACCTCGCCGAGCACGCGGATGACCTCTGCTTCATCCACACCATGCAGACCGACCAGTTCAACCACGGTCCGGCCCAGCTGAAGATCCATACCGGCAATCAGCTGCTCGGCCACCCATCCATCGGTTCCTGGGTGACCTACGGTCTGGGCTCAGACAATGACAACCTTCCCGGCTACATGGTGCTCCTCTCCGGTGGCCGTCTACCACGTGTGGGTGCCTCCCTCTGGGGCTCCGGCTACCTGCCCTCCGTCTATCAGGGTGTGCAGTGCCGTTCCGGTGGTGACCCCATCCTCAACGTGCAGAACCCGCAGGGTGTCTCCAGAGACATCCGCCGCCGCGCACTGGATGCGCTCAATGGCGTCAACAAAGCCACCTACGATCAAGTAGGGGACCCGGAGACCTTGGCCCGCATCGCCCAGTACGAGATGTCCTACCGCATGCAGACTGCCGTGCCTGAGGTCATGGATATCAAGGACGAGCCCGAGTACATTCACGAACTCTACGGCACCCAGCCAGGCAAGGAATCCTTCGCCAACAACTGCCTGCTCGCCAGAAAGCTGGTCGAGAACGGCGTGCGTTTCGTCCAGCTCTTCGACTGGGGCTGGGACTCCCATGGCTCCAACAAAACTGAAGCTCTCAACCACGGCTTCAAAAACAAGTGCCAGCAGACAGACAAACCTGTCGCCGCTCTACTCACCGATCTCAAGCAACGTGGTTTGTTAGAGGATACTCTCGTCATCTGGGGCGGGGAATTCGGACGTACCCCGATGCAGGAAAACCGCGGTGGCATGGCTGGCAACTTCGCCGGTCGCGATCACAACCCGAATGCCTTCTCCATCTGGATGGCTGGCGCCGGCGTTAAAAAAGGATTCTCCTACGGAGAGACCGACATGTTCGGTTACAAGGTCGTGAAAGATCCGGTACACACCTACGATTTCCACGCCACCCTGATGCATCTGTTAGGTTACGACCACGAGAAACTCTCCGTCCCCATCCAGGGTCTGAACCAGAAGCTCACCGGCGTCAACAAGGCCAAGGTGATCAAGGGCATCCTGGCTTAATAGATGTGGTACTCTCGACATGTGCTACGATAGTAGTGATCAATCGCATAGAATGCAGCTGATGCGTGCTCTCCCCAGTGCTGATGGTAAGAGTCTCTCCAGTGTTGAAGTGCGTAGATGCCATCTCCTGCATCCAGTGCCGAAAGGCCATGCTTCAGCTCAGCATAAATATCTGCAAGGTCATCACAAAGATCACCACAACTTGATTGGGAATCATCCACATTCAATGGAGCAGTTGTGATCTGATAATACTGGAAGGGAAGGTTCGCTAAATGCTTGTGAATCCTTTCCCAACTGGCTGTGTCATAGTCGTATTCATCTTCACTCTCCACTGACTTATCAGTCACAATCAAAGAGGGGATGCTAGTCATCAAGGACAAGATGAGCTGACGAACAGTCAGTAGATCATGATTGTCGGCCTCTACCCATTCACAATACGTGCGGGCATTCTCAACGAATGATTCTATGGCAAGCGACATGAGATACTGATTATATGGGCCTTAGGAATTATCAACCAGGTTCTGCTCCCGGTATTCGGTGGGTCGCTGGCCAGCCTCGCGCATGAAGAAGCGGCTGGCTTCCTGGATGGAGAGGAAGCCCATCTTCTCGGATATCACGGCAACGGGCTCCTCGGTGCGGGCTAGGAGGTGCTTGAAATGCTTCAGGCGGATCTGGGCAAGCTCCTCCTTGGGGCTGTGGCCGAGGAATTGATGGAAACGTTTGCGTAGCGAGCTGATCGAGAGGCCGGACTTCTCCACCAGGTCATCCATGCGCAGTGGTTCCCTGATGGCTCTGAGTCGCATCCAGCGCACGAGCTTGGCAAAGTCTGGATCCGGAATGGCAATGCTGTCGCTGGACTCACGGACCCGAAGCTTTCTGACCTCGATCCTCTGGATCGTTTCCTGCGGCGCTTCTCCCAGCAGCTGCTTCTGGATGGCTTCTGCGGCGGCGTAGCCCACCTTGCTACCCGGATAGCCAATGCTGCTGAGCGGCGTGTTCGCCGTGAGGCAATAGCCCGGGTCATTGCCAAAGCCGATGACTAACAACTCTCCGGGAATATCGATCTGCATCTTCGCCGCCACCTTTACCACTACACCCGCCAACGGATCATCCGCCACAAACAATCCACAGGGCTTCGGCAGGGACTCGATGAACTCACTGACCTCTTTTTCAATCAGCTTCCAGGCGTTCTTCTTCCAGAGCGGATGGCCTGAGATGTAGTGCACACTCGGCGTGATGTCGCTCTCCTGCAGTTTATCGATAAATCCTTTCAGCCGCTCGCGCGGATAGACCCTCTGGCCCGGTGCAAAGTTGGCCTCCTGATAGAGCGTTTCGCCACGGGCCAGAAAGGCGAGGTTAGGCACCATCGATTCCATCAGGTGCTCGGCTGCCATACCGCCGACCCGGAAGTTATCTGGTATGATCCGCGGAAAGCCACCGCTAGGCCCCTCCGAACTCACCAGAGCCACCGCCTGGCCACGCTGCTTGTAGACTTCCAGTTCCTCCGCGGTCGCCCGGAAGAGTACGAGTGCGTCACCTTGCCAGGTTTCATCGATCTGGATTTGCTCCATTTCGCCAAAGGAATGGTTGGGATACTCGATCGCCCAATCGCAATCCTCGTGAGCGCGGATGAATTTGAGCATACCTCTGGTAATCTGTGGACCGTAGTTGCACCACTCCGGTACACGGACTGCAATGCGCTTCCTCTCAGGCTTGGGTGATATCGGAGTACTCGACATAGATCTATGTATCCATACAGTACCTTAAACCCCTAGGTCATGTCTGTAACGATTTTGCTAAGTGGAATAACGGAAATCACCAGAGAGCACTTTCCAGCCGTCTGATACATAATGAGGTATGGGATAAAAATCCCCTCTCAACTATGAAGCATAACACAAAACACCCTATGATACTGGCCGGCCTTCTGGGCACCGCGCTAGTTTCCTCCACCCAGGCCGCCACGGTCCTTACAGGCAGCGGCCTTGCAAACAATGTCGATCTACCCTCTGACTTTGCCTCTTTCGAAGCAGGTACTCCAAACATCGGCCTCACTTGGTCTGCGACCGGTGGAGCCTGGCAGGCCTACAATGGCTGGCCTACTGGCGGAGAGGTTTTTCAGATGGATACCGCAGCAACTGGCGATGTTTACTCCGTCGTTTTCACACCAGACTCTGGCTTCAATGTCGTGCTCAGCAGCTTGGATATCAACATCTGGGCAGGTGGCAACGATTTTGACATCGATTGGTCCGTAGTCGGAGCTAGCTCCGGAAGCCTTGGTAGCGGAACTGCCAACGCTCTCGACGGTCAGGTGACTGGCATCAACTTTGGGGATCTCACCGGCACTGGCAGCGAGCAAGTCACCATGACACTCACCATCGGTTCCACAGCTGGTATTGGCTCCTACCTCGCCATGGACAACCTGAGCTTTGACCAGGTGGCCGCCGTTCCAGAGCCATCCAGCGCACTTCTTGCCGCAGCAGGTCTTGGTGCACTCGCCATGCGCCGCCGCCGCAAATAATCTTTTTCATATGTGCAATGCGTGTACACTGGCCTACTTTGTCCTTGTGATGAAGTAGGCCATTTTATTTGTATGGATCATGATGCATGAGAGTGTCCAAGCCGCCTTGTTAGCAGGTGATGTTTCTGGGGCTGTCCAGGCCTGGAAGCAACTTCCCACCCCAAAGCCCGATGCAGTCATCGAGTTCGCATCCACCTTGTTTCACCTCTACTACTTCGATGAGGCTCAGGATGTTTTTCTCTCTTTGTTAGAAAATGAGACTAGCAGCAAAGAGCAATTACTCGCGGTCGCCAAGCTATGGTTTGGGATGGGGCGCTATGCGGTGGCGGCTCGCTACACCGGAAAGGCTCTGGAGGCTGGCCCAGCAGATGCCGACCTGATCTCCATGCATGCATCCTGTCTCTCACGTAGTGGGAACGATGAAGTGACGATAGAGCTGCTTGAGCGCGCACTTGAGGCCCATCCCGGCCACGCCCGCAATGTCAGGTTACTCGCTCATCTGAAGCGCACGGCGGGTGATCTGGAGGGGTCCCGCCAGCTGCTGGAGCAATGCCTTAGCGAATACCCCTCACCGGACGACTGGAGGCTCCACTACGAGCATGGCTATGTGCTCGACCGCTGCGGCGAATACGGGCAGGCCATTTCCAGCCTGAAGAACGCCAAGCACCAATTGACGACTGAGGCACAAAAGCATCAGCAAGCGTGGCAGCTGACCAGCCAGCGCCAATGGCAGTGTACCCAGCTGCTGGGCAAGTCCCGCCTAGAAGCCTGGGGCAGGGGAAACTCCGAATTTCAAAGCGTGCTGATGGCCGGCTTCCCTCGCTCGGGCACCACTTTGTTAGAAACCATCCTGAGCCGTCACCCGCGCTGTGTGGGCACTGATGAGACTGGTATCCTGGCCAGCCAGTTTAGGGACCCGCTGATCATGCAGGCTCCTAGTGCGCATGCTGCCATTGAGGAACTCGATAGCTTTGAGCCTGAAGATTTACAGATTGGGAGACAGGAATACCTGCGCTGTACCGAAGCCTACATTGGCGAATCAGTGAATGGACGGATCCTGATCGAAAAGGAACCCCTCCTCACCGCTGACCTGCACGTACCACTGCGTCTCTTCCCCGACTGTAAAATCCTGATGCCGCTACGTGACCCGCGTGATGTGGTCATCAGCTTCTACTTCACCATCGTACCTCTGGCCGCCAATAGCGTGGCAGCACACTCTCTGGAAGACAGCTGCCGCTACTACGCGGAAGTCATGAGGCACTGGCTTTACCTGCGCGAGCAACTCCCGCAAGAACGCTGGTTGGAAATCCGCTACGAGGACCTCCTCAGTGATCCGGAAGCAAAGACACAGGAGCTGACAAGTTTCCTCGGCATCGAGTGGACAGCAGACCTGCTAGACAGCCAGAAGAGTAGTGGCAAAGCAGTCTCTACACCGACCTACAGTGATGTATCCAAGCCCCTCTACCAGCGTTCCCGCGAACGCTGGCGCCATTACGAGCGTGAGCTTTCCCCGCACCTTCACCTTCTGGAACCTTACCTGGAAGCTTTCGGGTACGGGGAGTTACACTCACAAACTACTGAATGAAAACTACTTGATGATCATCCGGTAAAAGGCCTTCACCGCCTGCGTGGTGATGGAGGTCGTGGCCTGCATGGTGCTGCCATCGCCGACAAAGCTGGAGATGTCTTCCCAGTCCGTCA
The sequence above is drawn from the Rubritalea squalenifaciens DSM 18772 genome and encodes:
- a CDS encoding DUF1501 domain-containing protein, with protein sequence MNLFQKLYDDQLDLTTRRHFMRDCATGLGSMWLALQGHKAMGSPLSIQHDPESPLAPIAPSFAPKAKRVIYIHMIGAPSQYELFVHKPDLIKYNGKDCPSEFLEGQRFAFIKGVPKILGPVYDFKQHGQSGTYISDRMPHLAEHADDLCFIHTMQTDQFNHGPAQLKIHTGNQLLGHPSIGSWVTYGLGSDNDNLPGYMVLLSGGRLPRVGASLWGSGYLPSVYQGVQCRSGGDPILNVQNPQGVSRDIRRRALDALNGVNKATYDQVGDPETLARIAQYEMSYRMQTAVPEVMDIKDEPEYIHELYGTQPGKESFANNCLLARKLVENGVRFVQLFDWGWDSHGSNKTEALNHGFKNKCQQTDKPVAALLTDLKQRGLLEDTLVIWGGEFGRTPMQENRGGMAGNFAGRDHNPNAFSIWMAGAGVKKGFSYGETDMFGYKVVKDPVHTYDFHATLMHLLGYDHEKLSVPIQGLNQKLTGVNKAKVIKGILA
- a CDS encoding DUF5063 domain-containing protein, with translation MSLAIESFVENARTYCEWVEADNHDLLTVRQLILSLMTSIPSLIVTDKSVESEDEYDYDTASWERIHKHLANLPFQYYQITTAPLNVDDSQSSCGDLCDDLADIYAELKHGLSALDAGDGIYALQHWRDSYHQHWGEHASAAFYAIDHYYRSTCREYHIY
- a CDS encoding substrate-binding domain-containing protein; the encoded protein is MSSTPISPKPERKRIAVRVPEWCNYGPQITRGMLKFIRAHEDCDWAIEYPNHSFGEMEQIQIDETWQGDALVLFRATAEELEVYKQRGQAVALVSSEGPSGGFPRIIPDNFRVGGMAAEHLMESMVPNLAFLARGETLYQEANFAPGQRVYPRERLKGFIDKLQESDITPSVHYISGHPLWKKNAWKLIEKEVSEFIESLPKPCGLFVADDPLAGVVVKVAAKMQIDIPGELLVIGFGNDPGYCLTANTPLSSIGYPGSKVGYAAAEAIQKQLLGEAPQETIQRIEVRKLRVRESSDSIAIPDPDFAKLVRWMRLRAIREPLRMDDLVEKSGLSISSLRKRFHQFLGHSPKEELAQIRLKHFKHLLARTEEPVAVISEKMGFLSIQEASRFFMREAGQRPTEYREQNLVDNS
- a CDS encoding PEP-CTERM sorting domain-containing protein produces the protein MKHNTKHPMILAGLLGTALVSSTQAATVLTGSGLANNVDLPSDFASFEAGTPNIGLTWSATGGAWQAYNGWPTGGEVFQMDTAATGDVYSVVFTPDSGFNVVLSSLDINIWAGGNDFDIDWSVVGASSGSLGSGTANALDGQVTGINFGDLTGTGSEQVTMTLTIGSTAGIGSYLAMDNLSFDQVAAVPEPSSALLAAAGLGALAMRRRRK
- a CDS encoding tetratricopeptide repeat-containing sulfotransferase family protein, with the translated sequence MMHESVQAALLAGDVSGAVQAWKQLPTPKPDAVIEFASTLFHLYYFDEAQDVFLSLLENETSSKEQLLAVAKLWFGMGRYAVAARYTGKALEAGPADADLISMHASCLSRSGNDEVTIELLERALEAHPGHARNVRLLAHLKRTAGDLEGSRQLLEQCLSEYPSPDDWRLHYEHGYVLDRCGEYGQAISSLKNAKHQLTTEAQKHQQAWQLTSQRQWQCTQLLGKSRLEAWGRGNSEFQSVLMAGFPRSGTTLLETILSRHPRCVGTDETGILASQFRDPLIMQAPSAHAAIEELDSFEPEDLQIGRQEYLRCTEAYIGESVNGRILIEKEPLLTADLHVPLRLFPDCKILMPLRDPRDVVISFYFTIVPLAANSVAAHSLEDSCRYYAEVMRHWLYLREQLPQERWLEIRYEDLLSDPEAKTQELTSFLGIEWTADLLDSQKSSGKAVSTPTYSDVSKPLYQRSRERWRHYERELSPHLHLLEPYLEAFGYGELHSQTTE